The Tenebrio molitor chromosome 5, icTenMoli1.1, whole genome shotgun sequence genome has a segment encoding these proteins:
- the LOC138130439 gene encoding uncharacterized protein — MSTKNKSVSFTKFERQLKIPFVIYVHFEAFRKPTTKSKVSFVHEPCGFGYSVKCLYDSSLSKYEDFYGEECVEVFWKKIEVEANHISEKLKSRAELSSLNEEQKRLIEKVRRCYFCGEELEDDRHEYYYELTGEFVGVVHKACKLQAKLPSFIPVVLHNLSKFGAHFLLKGLNCSNPREFFFVGGDKEAKFGFARSFQNRINLRFIDSRLFMDESIEKLGEILSDSKKYSLKNQFPLKEQFNFMKTKNSFPHDHINSFQQFSEVSFPKKDGFYDRLHDEQISDANYRRSEQIWSTFNCRTIGDYFKLYLKSNVLLLQDIFENFRSLCLEKYRLDPAHYFTIASLSWEAMLKYSKLELEVLQDKEIIDFIKLNIRGGLLQCSKRFAKANNQYCPDYDGNKPSNFIIYLDANNLAGYAMSQRLPFSKFSWLTEAEIKVVRQNIHKFTGDDEYGYILEVDLDYPQSLHKLHNDLPFCPQKLKVPLQSTDSKDSRSKPVLTLDNKKF; from the exons ATGTccactaaaaataaatcagtttcttttactaaatttgaaagACAATTGAAGATTCCGTTTGTCATTTATGTTCACTTCGAGGCCTTCCGTAAACCAACCACAAAATCGAAAGTATCTTTTGTGCACGAACCCTGTGGATTCGGCTATTCGGTCAAGTGTCTTTACGACAGTTCTTTATCAAAATATGAAGATTTCTACGGTGAAGAGTGCGTGGAAGttttttggaagaaaataGAAGTCGAAGCAAACCACATTTCCGAAAAACTTAAATCTAGAGCAGAGTTATCAAGTCTTAATGAAGAGCAGAAGCGTCTAATTGAAAAAGTAAGACGATGCTATTTTTGTGGCGAAGAATTGGAAGACGACAGGCATGAATACTATTACGAATTGACTGGAGAGTTTGTCGGTGTAGTTCACAAAGCATGCAAATTGCAAGCCAAACTTCCGAGTTTTATACCAGTGGTACTGCACAATCTGTCCAAATTTGGCGCTCACTTTTTGCTGAAGGGCTTAAACTGTAGCAACCccagagaattttttttcgtcgGTGGAGATAAAGAAGCCAAATTCGGATTCGCGAGAAGTTTTCAAAACCGCATCAACCTCCGATTCATCGATTCACGCTTGTTTATGGACGAATCAATAGAAAAATTGGGAGAAATTTTAAGCGACTCAAAGAAGTACAGCTTGAAGAACCAATTTCCACTGAaagaacaatttaattttatgaaaacGAAGAACAGTTTTCCCCACGACCACATCAACTCCTTTCAACAATTCTCAGAAGTTAGCTTTCCGAAGAAAGATGGATTCTACGACCGTTTGCATGATGAACAAATTTCAGACGCCAACTACAGGAGGAGCGAGCAGATATGGTCAACTTTTAACTGTCGAACGATTGGTGATTATTTTAAGTTATATTTAAAGTCAAACGTTTTACTGTTGcaagatatttttgaaaattttagatCGCTCTGTTTAGAAAAGTATCGTCTTGACCCGGCACATTATTTTACCATAGCTAGTCTTTCCTGGGAGGCAATGTTAAAATACAGTAAACTTGAATTAGAAGTGTTGCAAGACAAAGAAATTATTGActtcattaaattaaatatccgCGGCGGCCTCTTGCAATGTTCTAAAAGATTTGCCAAAGCAAATAATCAGTACTGTCCAGATTATGACGGTAACAAACCCagcaattttattatttatttggatgCAAATAATTTAGCTGGCTACGCAATGTCTCAGCGTCTTCCTTTCTCCAAATTCTCTTGGTTAACTGAAGCGGAAATAAAGGTCGTCAGACAAAATATACATAAATTTACGGGTGACGATGAATATGGATACATTTTAGAAGTTGATTTAGATTATCCCCAAAGTTTACATAAATTACACAATGATTTGCCGTTTTGTCCACAAAAGTTAAAAGTGCCTCTCCAATCAACTGACTCAAAAGATTCGCGAAGCAAGCCGGTCCTGACTCTTGATAACAaaa agttttga